A genomic window from Gemmatimonadota bacterium includes:
- a CDS encoding GNAT family N-acetyltransferase → MKPIILQLKSTDIEAVDDLMKHNIRTLGFLTKETLLDGFIKKGGALGAKTDDGQLVGYLLFAAYTNYFRIAQLCVSENSRDQGIAKQLIEFLKNSATTQKVIKLHCRRDFPADKLWPQLGFVAFGEKPGRSKDGHLLTHWCLTLAEDDQLKLFQAKTSDDTFDVIIDAQIFFDFDEIDSDKSGPSKELLSDFFIDSLNLRVTDEIFNEINRNSDLNQRIKSRNRAQNFFPVEPEPRLVENFDEILRKILPDNRPNQESDVRQLAKAAASDINTFVTRDQAFLKKAKKISELTKLQVLSPNELIIQLHELSERQSYTPARVSGFSLEWRRLKSGELAVFPFDSFLVQGERKGNFREKLNVFLAKPNQYECKILWLKNKAIALRVLTNSGKKILAVPFSRVSSSVDSLFERYLIVDTVDKAVEKNLSMVKFEQASLTPSLESDLLMMGFTKCNDGFVRFCFSRCLERQEVLSAIAELCPESTSNYQNMSDIELVRHCSPLNLGTVQNYFLIPIRPGYAMSLIDIHQSAEDLFGGNTKVLLRWDNIYYKKKTHHKMLKPPARILWYVSGKKQIVAVSHLDDVEIGTPKVLFKKFKNLGILDWKHLYEMCGRNTETEIMALRFSHTFPFPQPVSLEAMRTVFKEDNVGLGLRSPLKIPTETFCKLFHLGYPGRP, encoded by the coding sequence GTGAAGCCAATTATCTTACAACTGAAATCTACTGATATCGAAGCAGTGGACGATTTAATGAAACACAACATTAGGACGCTCGGCTTTCTTACCAAAGAAACTCTTTTAGACGGTTTTATAAAAAAAGGAGGCGCGTTAGGTGCCAAAACTGATGATGGTCAACTTGTGGGATATCTTCTTTTTGCTGCTTATACAAACTATTTCCGTATAGCCCAACTTTGCGTGTCAGAAAATTCTCGAGACCAAGGCATCGCAAAGCAGCTTATTGAGTTTCTAAAGAATTCTGCTACTACCCAGAAGGTCATAAAACTACATTGCCGTCGTGATTTTCCAGCGGATAAGCTTTGGCCTCAATTAGGGTTTGTGGCCTTTGGTGAAAAACCTGGGCGATCTAAAGACGGGCATCTTCTGACTCATTGGTGTCTTACTCTGGCCGAAGATGACCAATTGAAACTTTTTCAAGCGAAAACATCAGATGACACTTTTGATGTCATTATTGACGCGCAAATTTTCTTTGATTTTGATGAGATAGATAGTGACAAGTCAGGGCCCTCCAAAGAGCTACTCTCTGATTTTTTTATAGATTCTCTCAACCTTCGGGTTACGGATGAAATATTCAATGAAATCAACCGAAATAGCGATCTCAATCAGCGCATAAAATCCCGAAATAGAGCCCAAAATTTCTTTCCGGTAGAGCCCGAGCCACGCTTGGTTGAAAATTTTGATGAAATTTTAAGGAAAATTTTACCCGATAATAGGCCAAACCAGGAATCCGATGTTAGACAATTAGCAAAGGCTGCTGCTTCCGATATAAACACTTTTGTTACAAGGGACCAAGCTTTTTTAAAAAAGGCAAAGAAAATTTCCGAACTGACTAAGCTTCAGGTGTTATCCCCGAATGAGTTAATTATTCAACTCCACGAACTTTCCGAAAGGCAATCTTATACACCCGCTCGTGTTTCGGGCTTTAGTCTTGAATGGCGCCGATTGAAATCTGGTGAACTTGCAGTTTTTCCATTTGATTCATTCCTTGTCCAAGGAGAGAGAAAAGGTAATTTCAGAGAAAAATTGAATGTTTTTCTTGCGAAGCCCAATCAATATGAATGCAAGATACTCTGGTTAAAAAATAAAGCCATAGCGCTTAGAGTTCTCACGAATAGTGGGAAAAAAATACTTGCTGTACCTTTTAGTAGAGTCTCATCTTCTGTGGATTCACTATTCGAACGTTATCTCATTGTGGATACTGTTGACAAGGCCGTAGAAAAGAATCTCAGCATGGTGAAATTTGAGCAAGCCTCTCTTACTCCTAGCCTAGAGTCAGATCTTTTGATGATGGGATTTACAAAATGTAACGACGGTTTTGTGAGATTTTGTTTTTCGCGTTGCCTTGAACGCCAAGAAGTATTATCTGCTATTGCTGAATTATGTCCCGAATCCACAAGTAATTATCAGAATATGTCAGATATTGAGCTTGTCCGACACTGTTCACCTTTGAATTTGGGGACTGTTCAGAATTACTTTCTAATACCGATTCGCCCAGGTTATGCGATGAGTCTTATTGACATCCACCAATCAGCCGAAGATCTCTTCGGAGGAAATACCAAGGTATTGTTGCGCTGGGATAACATTTATTATAAAAAGAAAACTCACCATAAGATGCTTAAGCCACCCGCCCGGATTTTGTGGTACGTAAGTGGTAAAAAACAAATTGTGGCGGTATCCCACCTTGATGATGTTGAGATAGGTACTCCCAAAGTGCTATTCAAGAAATTTAAAAATCTCGGGATACTGGATTGGAAGCATCTCTATGAAATGTGTGGTCGTAATACAGAAACAGAGATCATGGCGTTGAGATTTTCGCACACATTTCCTTTTCCACAGCCGGTTTCATTAGAGGCGATGAGAACGGTTTTCAAAGAGGATAATGTTGGGCTGGGGCTACGATCTCCATTAAAAATACCTACAGAAACATTCTGTAAACTCTTTCACCTTGGATACCCGGGTAGGCCATGA
- a CDS encoding AAA family ATPase — translation MSSQDSLFADSGLPPQLVADLRDLNPWWEGDPMPLQPQTRRHLVVQMRRRLDAEIAPIIVVRGPRQVGKTTAQFQIIADLLDEGVPPTSILRVQFEELASLQRIEDPILAISRWFERKITGARFNALARDGQKAYLFFDEIQNLDGWDAQLKFLVDNASVKVVVTESSELETERGWYSLAGRTNTIDVGSPDRAS, via the coding sequence ATGAGCAGTCAGGATTCGCTTTTTGCCGATAGCGGGCTCCCGCCGCAATTGGTCGCTGACTTGCGTGATCTGAACCCGTGGTGGGAGGGCGATCCCATGCCTCTGCAACCGCAAACGCGCCGCCATCTGGTCGTGCAGATGCGTCGCCGTCTGGATGCGGAGATAGCTCCTATCATCGTGGTGCGAGGCCCGCGCCAGGTAGGAAAGACGACGGCACAGTTTCAAATTATTGCGGATTTGCTCGACGAAGGCGTGCCTCCCACAAGCATCCTTCGCGTGCAGTTTGAGGAATTGGCATCGTTGCAAAGGATAGAGGATCCGATTCTCGCCATTTCCCGCTGGTTTGAACGAAAGATAACAGGGGCGCGTTTCAATGCGTTAGCGCGAGATGGCCAGAAGGCATATCTCTTTTTTGACGAGATTCAGAATCTGGACGGCTGGGATGCACAACTCAAGTTTCTCGTAGATAATGCCTCTGTGAAAGTTGTCGTTACTGAAAGTTCCGAACTGGAGACTGAAAGAGGCTGGTATAGTCTGGCAGGGCGCACTAACACTATTGACGTCGGAAGCCCTGACAGAGCGTCCTGA
- a CDS encoding sulfatase, with protein sequence MGPNILIMIADDATYLDLSLYGGQNVDTPNIDGLAREGLVFNRAYLPMAMCNPCRTALYTGLYPARNGSCWNHSAARPGTKSLPHFLGDLGYRVGLCGKKHVGPNKSFPFEYVPGIEGGCTHPDPEFGVAGIRAFVEACRDTPFCLVAGLFEPHAPWTLGNPEHFDLDALKLPPYLADTEETRSDYARYLAEIEVLDQEVGEILAVLDESGKADNTLVIFTSEQGSQFPGCKWTNWNTGVHTGFIVRWPGVVKPGYTDAVIQYEDVAPTLIEAAGGDSDAIDFDGSSFMSVLLGEADAHRAFAYFMHNNIPEGPPYPIRAVTDGTYHYIRNLTPEAIYIEKHLMGQFRWHQYWPTWVFDTTFNEHTRFLVDRYMRRPPEQLYRMDEDPCELNNLADDPAHAEAKKSLSAELDCWMKQQGDSGAEIDTEDQWQAAKEGRHFGSG encoded by the coding sequence ATGGGACCGAATATTTTGATTATGATTGCAGATGATGCGACGTATCTCGATTTGTCGCTTTACGGTGGGCAGAATGTGGATACGCCGAATATTGACGGTTTGGCGCGGGAAGGTCTGGTTTTTAATCGGGCGTATTTGCCTATGGCGATGTGCAATCCGTGTCGTACGGCGCTTTATACGGGGTTGTACCCAGCGCGCAATGGTTCGTGCTGGAATCATTCTGCCGCGCGTCCGGGGACGAAGAGTCTTCCGCATTTTCTGGGGGATCTGGGGTATCGCGTGGGGCTTTGTGGCAAGAAGCACGTGGGTCCCAATAAGAGTTTTCCGTTTGAATATGTGCCGGGTATTGAGGGGGGATGCACACATCCCGATCCCGAGTTTGGCGTTGCGGGTATTCGCGCGTTTGTGGAAGCGTGTCGGGATACGCCTTTTTGTCTTGTGGCGGGTCTTTTTGAGCCGCACGCGCCGTGGACGCTGGGCAATCCCGAGCATTTTGATCTGGATGCGTTGAAGTTGCCTCCGTATCTGGCAGATACAGAGGAGACGCGGAGCGATTATGCCAGGTATTTGGCGGAGATTGAGGTGCTGGATCAGGAGGTCGGTGAGATTCTCGCGGTGCTGGATGAGTCCGGGAAGGCGGATAATACGCTGGTGATTTTTACGTCTGAGCAGGGGTCGCAGTTTCCCGGGTGCAAGTGGACAAATTGGAATACGGGTGTTCATACGGGTTTTATTGTGCGCTGGCCCGGCGTGGTGAAGCCGGGATATACCGATGCGGTTATTCAGTATGAGGATGTCGCGCCAACGCTGATTGAGGCTGCGGGCGGTGATTCCGATGCGATTGATTTTGATGGGTCGAGTTTTATGTCTGTGCTTTTGGGCGAGGCAGATGCGCATCGGGCGTTCGCGTATTTTATGCATAATAATATTCCCGAGGGTCCGCCCTATCCGATTCGCGCGGTGACGGATGGTACGTATCACTATATTCGCAATTTGACGCCCGAGGCGATCTATATTGAGAAGCATCTGATGGGGCAGTTTCGATGGCATCAGTACTGGCCAACGTGGGTTTTTGATACGACGTTTAATGAGCATACGCGGTTTTTGGTGGATCGATACATGCGCCGCCCGCCCGAGCAGTTGTATCGCATGGATGAGGATCCCTGCGAGTTGAATAATCTGGCCGATGATCCCGCGCACGCAGAGGCGAAGAAAAGCCTGTCTGCCGAGCTCGATTGCTGGATGAAACAACAGGGCGATTCCGGTGCCGAGATCGACACAGAAGACCAATGGCAAGCAGCTAAAGAAGGGAGACACTTTGGATCAGGATAG
- a CDS encoding sulfatase: MNVILIVLDTWRRDHVGCYDNSRIHTPNIDRFAERGAVFENAYLASYPTLPCRRDIATGRYEFPWRGWGGIEPDDVTLGGTVHEAGKVSYFFTDVYHHWTSNPGSGYWRPFSGFDFVRGQERDRYVTDSDIVFENRTLDYPPHNRPEQPHFRNAQYIRKEERDWFSPQLFSRAARWLQHNADQEFFLMIDSFDPHEPWDPPRHYVKLYDDSEDDVMEYPVAPYDWVDGNLTEAELKRVQAIYAGEVTMVDRWVGHFLDQVENMGLMDDTMIILASDHGTHNGDHGRTGKNWVLWNEITRIPMIVWHPEFGHGARPVQFAQPVDYFPTVVEAMGLGVPDGVNLHGQSLIPFLRDEDAPGRDAILYGQFSGTCNITDGEYVLLQGVDESNPPVYAYSSIIANRNQFDWGADVLRSKQTPARHPEKHKTRLYHMPSDPEQENDLADGESDALARMQRLMVEKLRAIDAPSELLIRLGLKKEGLWDRIF, encoded by the coding sequence ATGAATGTTATTTTGATTGTGCTGGATACATGGCGTCGAGATCACGTGGGGTGTTATGACAATTCGCGGATTCACACGCCGAATATAGATCGTTTTGCCGAGCGGGGCGCGGTTTTTGAGAATGCGTATTTGGCTTCGTATCCCACGCTGCCGTGTCGCCGGGATATTGCGACGGGGCGATACGAGTTTCCATGGCGGGGATGGGGCGGTATAGAGCCTGATGATGTGACACTGGGTGGGACGGTGCATGAGGCGGGTAAGGTGTCCTATTTTTTTACGGATGTGTATCACCATTGGACGAGCAATCCGGGCAGTGGGTACTGGCGTCCGTTTTCGGGATTTGATTTTGTGCGCGGGCAGGAGCGGGACCGGTATGTGACGGATTCGGATATTGTTTTTGAGAATCGGACGCTGGATTATCCGCCGCATAACAGGCCCGAGCAACCGCATTTTCGCAATGCGCAATATATCCGGAAAGAAGAGCGCGACTGGTTTTCGCCGCAGTTGTTTTCGAGGGCGGCGCGGTGGCTTCAGCACAATGCCGATCAAGAGTTCTTTTTGATGATTGATTCTTTTGATCCGCACGAACCATGGGATCCGCCACGCCACTATGTGAAGTTGTACGATGATTCGGAAGACGATGTGATGGAGTATCCGGTTGCGCCTTACGATTGGGTGGATGGCAATTTGACGGAGGCGGAGTTGAAGCGGGTGCAGGCGATTTATGCGGGTGAGGTGACGATGGTGGATCGCTGGGTGGGGCATTTTCTCGATCAGGTTGAGAATATGGGGTTGATGGATGATACGATGATTATTCTCGCGTCGGATCACGGGACGCACAATGGCGATCACGGGCGCACGGGAAAGAACTGGGTGCTCTGGAATGAGATTACGCGGATTCCGATGATTGTGTGGCATCCCGAGTTTGGTCACGGTGCGCGTCCTGTGCAGTTTGCGCAGCCGGTTGATTATTTTCCGACTGTGGTAGAGGCTATGGGGTTGGGGGTGCCCGATGGGGTGAATTTGCACGGGCAGAGTTTGATTCCGTTTCTGCGGGATGAGGATGCGCCCGGGCGCGATGCGATTTTGTACGGTCAGTTTTCGGGGACGTGCAATATTACCGATGGGGAGTATGTGCTGTTGCAGGGGGTGGATGAGTCCAATCCGCCGGTGTATGCGTATTCGAGTATTATTGCGAATCGGAATCAGTTTGATTGGGGCGCCGATGTGCTTCGGAGCAAGCAGACGCCTGCGCGACATCCCGAGAAGCACAAGACGCGGTTGTATCACATGCCTTCGGATCCCGAGCAGGAGAATGATCTCGCCGATGGTGAATCAGATGCTCTGGCCCGTATGCAGCGTTTGATGGTTGAAAAGTTGCGCGCTATTGATGCGCCGTCGGAATTGTTGATTCGGTTGGGACTTAAAAAGGAGGGGTTATGGGACCGAATATTTTGA
- a CDS encoding phytanoyl-CoA dioxygenase family protein produces MAYLTVDDKEAFREKGYVIKRDVVTPEQMEAARDVIWDHLPVDRNDPSTWVGKEGSQGMDGHAAFHALVYDSPLYSMVEELAGKGRLAPLHPPVTSANLRFPQGGEWEEPRGNHMDGHGLGSGVVNNWTVGITLYLNDVKPQGGGTCVWPGTHKHMADYFKTHSRVSLGKKFYDLPIYEGEPRSTRPLEILDWDEEDYEEISGPAGSAMIWHSHLIHSASMNCSNEIRMAIITRFRWTNWDDLKFEDPDDMWAYWEGM; encoded by the coding sequence ATGGCTTATTTGACGGTTGATGATAAAGAGGCGTTTCGAGAGAAGGGCTATGTGATTAAACGCGATGTGGTGACGCCCGAACAGATGGAAGCCGCGCGAGATGTGATTTGGGATCATTTGCCTGTGGATCGCAATGATCCTTCTACGTGGGTTGGGAAAGAGGGGTCTCAGGGGATGGATGGGCACGCGGCGTTTCACGCGTTGGTTTACGATTCGCCGCTGTACAGTATGGTTGAAGAGTTGGCTGGTAAGGGGCGTTTGGCGCCTTTGCATCCACCAGTTACGTCGGCAAATTTGCGGTTTCCGCAGGGTGGGGAGTGGGAAGAACCCAGGGGTAATCACATGGATGGGCACGGGCTTGGCAGCGGTGTTGTGAATAATTGGACGGTGGGTATTACGCTGTATCTCAATGATGTGAAGCCCCAGGGTGGTGGTACCTGCGTGTGGCCGGGGACGCATAAACACATGGCGGATTATTTCAAGACCCATTCGCGGGTGAGTCTGGGTAAGAAGTTTTACGATTTGCCGATTTACGAGGGCGAACCGCGTTCGACGAGGCCGCTGGAGATTCTCGATTGGGATGAGGAGGATTATGAGGAGATTTCAGGGCCAGCGGGGTCCGCGATGATCTGGCACAGTCATTTGATTCACAGCGCGAGTATGAATTGTAGCAATGAGATTCGCATGGCGATTATTACGCGTTTTCGATGGACGAATTGGGATGATCTCAAGTTTGAAGATCCGGATGATATGTGGGCGTATTGGGAGGGGATGTAG
- a CDS encoding arylsulfatase, which translates to MSNTRPNIVYILADDMGYGDVGYYNPQSKIPTPYMDRLAREGMRFTDAHSPSAVCTPTRYGILTGRYCWRTELKAHVLFNYELPLIEPERVTVASLLKKCGYHTGCFGKWHLGLGWGVKDGEVFDFDQPLPWPGGSPDPVEEDKIDFSKPIAGGPIELGFDRFYGTSGCSTAQPPYCFIDQDQTVGVPSVQKPVEMAGGRRGLMIPDWDHKEADPAFTEKAVAYIEERARDEDTPFFLYLAASAPHEPCTVECVPEFLRGASEAGPRGDMVALVDWMVGQVMDALDRCGLADDTLVIVTSDNGALPGCDGRTYGHKSCGDWRGFKGFIWEGGHREPFIARWPGVVAPNSVCDALVGLQDFMATVADIVGETLPEDAGEDSASFLPALMGETEPVRDDLIHHSCMGVFSIRRGDWKLIVDCDNSGDMGRGIDGCAGTGPVPGARGQLYHMGDDPFESYNLFGREPGIVREFREMVERYIADGRSV; encoded by the coding sequence ATGTCTAATACACGTCCGAATATTGTTTATATCCTCGCCGATGATATGGGCTATGGCGATGTGGGGTATTATAATCCGCAGTCGAAGATCCCCACGCCGTATATGGATCGGTTGGCGCGCGAGGGGATGCGGTTTACGGATGCACATTCGCCTTCGGCGGTGTGTACGCCCACGCGATATGGGATTTTGACCGGGCGTTATTGCTGGCGTACAGAATTGAAGGCCCATGTGTTGTTCAATTACGAATTGCCGTTGATTGAGCCCGAGCGCGTGACGGTGGCTTCTTTGTTGAAGAAGTGTGGCTATCACACGGGGTGTTTTGGCAAGTGGCATTTGGGTTTGGGTTGGGGTGTGAAGGATGGTGAGGTGTTTGATTTTGACCAGCCCCTGCCGTGGCCGGGTGGGTCACCCGATCCTGTGGAGGAAGATAAGATCGATTTTTCAAAGCCGATTGCGGGGGGACCAATTGAATTGGGATTTGACAGGTTTTACGGGACATCGGGTTGTTCGACGGCGCAACCGCCTTATTGTTTTATCGATCAGGATCAGACGGTGGGTGTTCCGAGTGTGCAAAAGCCGGTTGAGATGGCGGGTGGTCGGCGCGGGTTGATGATTCCGGATTGGGACCACAAGGAGGCGGATCCGGCTTTTACGGAGAAGGCTGTGGCGTATATTGAGGAGCGGGCGAGGGATGAAGATACGCCTTTTTTTCTTTATCTGGCGGCTTCTGCGCCGCATGAACCGTGTACGGTCGAATGTGTGCCGGAGTTTTTGCGCGGTGCGAGTGAGGCAGGTCCCCGGGGGGATATGGTCGCGCTGGTTGACTGGATGGTGGGGCAGGTGATGGATGCGCTGGATCGCTGTGGGTTGGCGGATGATACGCTGGTTATTGTGACGAGTGATAATGGTGCTTTGCCGGGTTGTGATGGTCGCACGTATGGTCATAAGTCTTGTGGTGATTGGCGCGGTTTTAAGGGGTTTATCTGGGAGGGAGGACACAGAGAGCCGTTTATCGCGCGCTGGCCAGGTGTTGTTGCGCCCAATTCGGTTTGCGATGCGCTGGTTGGGTTGCAGGATTTTATGGCGACTGTGGCGGATATTGTGGGGGAGACGCTTCCAGAAGATGCGGGGGAAGATAGTGCGAGTTTTTTGCCCGCGTTGATGGGTGAGACTGAGCCTGTTCGGGATGATTTGATACACCATTCCTGCATGGGGGTGTTTTCGATTCGGCGTGGGGATTGGAAGTTGATTGTCGATTGTGACAATTCCGGAGATATGGGGCGCGGTATAGATGGGTGTGCGGGCACGGGTCCTGTGCCGGGGGCAAGGGGTCAGCTTTATCATATGGGAGATGATCCGTTTGAGTCTTATAATCTGTTTGGCAGAGAACCGGGTATTGTGCGCGAGTTCAGGGAGATGGTCGAGCGGTATATCGCCGATGGAAGGAGCGTGTGA
- a CDS encoding cupin domain-containing protein, protein MSDVLRFIRQGDVQVEELPWGPHEWISREGLTEADHLLLVRVTMPPGKAHAFHRHPCMEEIIYVIAGTAEQWVDRDSRILGPGDAAHIPMDMVHGTYNAGDEDLVFLAILSPAKFDGEVLVDVSGDEPWINMRD, encoded by the coding sequence ATGTCAGATGTGTTGAGGTTTATCAGGCAAGGCGATGTGCAGGTGGAGGAATTGCCGTGGGGTCCGCACGAGTGGATCAGTCGGGAGGGGTTGACCGAGGCGGATCATTTGTTGCTGGTGCGGGTGACGATGCCGCCGGGCAAGGCGCATGCGTTTCATCGCCATCCGTGTATGGAAGAGATTATTTATGTGATTGCAGGGACGGCGGAGCAGTGGGTGGATAGGGATTCGCGAATTCTGGGTCCGGGAGATGCGGCGCATATTCCGATGGATATGGTGCACGGGACGTATAATGCCGGGGATGAGGATCTGGTTTTTTTGGCGATTTTGTCTCCGGCTAAATTCGATGGTGAAGTGCTGGTTGATGTGTCGGGGGATGAACCGTGGATTAATATGAGGGATTAG
- a CDS encoding 5-methyltetrahydropteroyltriglutamate--homocysteine methyltransferase has translation MLEPIVRHEYTPDVSFDGGDLDCGGGLLLLIRRHIDPLARGGLLEILSTDATVEVELPAWCRLTSNELVSWTKVGRQRSYLVCKGPFEDRGRAVASVGEQLRVAVTIPESLPGPAPAPGIAPLSVMGIGSWPRPRWMLQAVHDRLEGRLDDAEFQATADDAVRLCIGAQSRAGVDVLTDGEQRRDSYASFVGGLLDNCQLIPLSDLTAMVDDSEKFEKELRALDVPAAEVRHPVVYGKLGRSRPLAVHEFEFASSCSDKPVKVALPGPYLLTRTMWLDCLRERPYESRDELARDVVRVLREEVHFLLAAGVALVQFDEPVLTEVVFGSATGNRSFMCGALSEKLEASMELDFAVGLLNEVVRGLPGERLGLHICRGNWTRDESAALSGGYGALMDVLKRVDVGALFLELCTERAGDVDVLKAVPDDKRVGVGVVNQKLDSVELVEDIRRRISQAINLFGEARVLLTPDCGFATFADNPVASAHVAEAKLKAIVDARDLIGGG, from the coding sequence GTGTTGGAGCCGATAGTACGACACGAATATACGCCCGATGTCAGTTTTGATGGTGGGGATTTGGATTGCGGCGGCGGTTTGTTATTGCTGATTCGCCGGCATATCGATCCGCTGGCGCGCGGTGGATTGTTAGAGATTTTATCTACGGATGCGACGGTTGAGGTCGAGTTGCCCGCATGGTGTCGGTTGACGAGCAATGAACTGGTGTCGTGGACAAAGGTGGGGCGGCAGCGCAGTTATCTCGTTTGCAAGGGGCCGTTTGAGGACCGCGGGCGGGCTGTGGCTTCTGTTGGGGAGCAGCTTCGGGTGGCGGTGACGATTCCCGAGTCGCTGCCGGGTCCTGCGCCCGCGCCGGGGATTGCGCCGCTGTCTGTTATGGGGATTGGGAGTTGGCCGCGTCCTCGCTGGATGCTGCAGGCGGTACACGATCGGCTCGAGGGCAGGCTGGATGACGCAGAGTTTCAGGCGACGGCAGATGATGCGGTGCGGCTTTGTATTGGCGCGCAGTCTCGCGCAGGGGTTGATGTGCTGACGGATGGGGAGCAGCGTCGGGATAGTTATGCGAGTTTTGTGGGTGGGTTGCTGGATAATTGCCAGCTTATTCCGCTGAGCGATTTGACGGCGATGGTGGATGATTCGGAGAAGTTTGAGAAGGAGTTGCGCGCGCTGGATGTTCCGGCGGCTGAGGTGCGGCATCCGGTGGTGTACGGGAAGTTGGGGCGGAGCCGTCCGCTGGCGGTTCACGAGTTTGAGTTTGCGAGTTCTTGTTCGGATAAGCCAGTGAAGGTGGCGCTGCCCGGGCCTTATTTGCTGACGCGTACGATGTGGCTGGATTGTCTCAGGGAGCGTCCGTACGAGTCGCGGGATGAACTGGCGCGGGATGTGGTGCGGGTTTTGCGGGAGGAGGTGCATTTTTTGCTGGCAGCGGGTGTTGCGCTGGTGCAGTTCGATGAGCCGGTTTTGACAGAGGTGGTTTTTGGGAGTGCGACCGGGAATCGCAGTTTTATGTGTGGGGCATTGAGCGAGAAGTTAGAGGCGTCGATGGAGCTTGACTTTGCGGTCGGTTTGTTGAATGAGGTTGTGCGGGGTTTGCCGGGGGAGCGGCTGGGGTTGCATATTTGCCGGGGCAATTGGACGCGGGATGAGTCCGCGGCGCTTTCCGGGGGGTATGGCGCGCTGATGGATGTGCTGAAACGGGTGGATGTGGGGGCGCTGTTTCTGGAGCTTTGCACTGAGCGGGCTGGTGATGTGGATGTGTTGAAAGCGGTTCCGGACGATAAGCGCGTGGGGGTTGGTGTGGTGAATCAGAAGCTGGATTCGGTGGAGTTGGTAGAAGATATTCGGCGGCGAATTTCACAGGCGATCAATCTGTTTGGAGAAGCGCGCGTTTTGCTGACACCGGATTGCGGTTTTGCCACGTTCGCCGATAATCCCGTGGCTTCGGCACATGTGGCGGAGGCAAAGTTGAAAGCTATTGTCGATGCGCGCGATTTGATCGGTGGGGGATAA